From bacterium:
ACGTGATCAAGATGACGTCCGGCTTCGGCGCCCAGCACGCGCCGGTCTTCGGCGTGGCCTCCGAAGCGATCACGACCCGCTCGCCCGGGTTCGGGGCGCACGTCGCCGCGGTCGACGTCGATCCGGACTCGGGGCGCGTTCGCGTCAGCGGCTACGCCGCAGCCCAGGACGTGGGCCGCGCGATCAACCCCGCGCTCGTGCGCGGCCAGATCCAAGGCGGCGTCGCGCAGGGCATCGGCTGGGCGCTCTTCGAGCAGATGGTCTACGACGAGGCCGGCACCCTCACCACGGGCACTTTCGCCGACTACGCGCTGCCGCGGTCGACGGACGTGCCGCCGGTCGACGTCCATCTCGTCGAGGTGCCGTCGGCGCGCGGGCCGTTTGGCGCGAAGGGCGTCGGCGAGCCGCCGGTCGTGCCGGTGTCGTCCGCGATCGCGAACGCGATCGCGGACGCGAGCGGAGCGCGGATCGACAGCCTGCCGATCACGCCGCAGCGCGTCGTCGCCGCGCTCGCGGAGCGGCGCCGGTAGGAACCGCACCAAGGCTCACAAGGTCTGGGGGAGCGCCGTGGCTCACGCCAAAGGCAGATCGGTCGCGGCACGCGTCCGTCTCGTGCGGGTCCAGGTGGCGGCGGCGCTCGTGCTCGCCTTGGCCGCGCCGCTCGGCGCTGCCGCGAATCCGTTTGACGGCACGTGGCAGGCGCTGCTCGTGGTCAACGGCATCCGGTGCGCCGTGAAACTCGTCATGTCCACCGGGCGGCGATGCGCCGAATCGATTCAGTGCGGCGGCTACATGACATGGCAGTCGGGCACGTATGTGTTCGCCAACGGCACGCTCGTTCGCACCGTCGTCGACTGGGAGCCGAAGCAGCGGTACGTGCTGGACAACGGCTACACCGGTCACTACGAGGGCAACGCGAAACCGCCCGGGGGATCGTTCCGGGTCGCGTTCACCTCACCCAACACGATGGTCTGGCGGGACGTGCAGTTCGGCGGCACCGTCACCTACCGGCGCGCACCGCGCTAGGCCGCGCGCTTTGCAGTAACCCTGCCCCTAACGCTCGCCCCCGCGCCGCAGCGCCGGGGAAGTGAGCACCGCCGGATTCAGCACCCGCTCCGGGGCGTCCAGTAGAAATGCCGCCACGTCGGCGGCCGCGTCCCGGTAGAAGATCTCGTAATTCTCGCGCGTCACGTAGCCGAGGTGGGGCGAGAGCACGAGGTTATCGAGCGACAGGAACGGGTGCCCCGGCGGCAGCGGCTCTTCGTCGAAGACGTCGATCGCCGCTCCCGCGATCGCGCCGGCGCGCAGCATCTCGACGAGCGCCGTTTCGTCGACGATCGGTCCCCGCGAGGTGTTGACGAGGTAGGCGGTCGGCTTCATCCGCCGCAGGCCGTCCGCGCCGATCAATCCCCTCGTCCGGGCGCTCAGCTGCAGGTGAATCGTCACCACGTCGGACTGCGCCAGCAGCTCCTCTTTCGTGACGCGCTCCGCGCCGCACTCCGCCGCGCGCGCGGCGGTGAGGTTCTGGCTCCAGCCGAGGAGGCGCATGCCAAAGGCGCGGCCGATCGCGGCGACCTGCGACCCGAGCCGGCCGAGGCCGATGACGCCGAGGGTCTTGCCGTGGAGGCCGGCGCCCAGCGACGTCTGCCAGCGGCCCCCGCGCGTCGCCCGGTCCTCCTGCGGGATCCGCCGCACGGCCGCGAGGATCAACGCCCACGTCAGCTCGACGGTCGGCGGCGCAAGCCCCTCCGTCCCGCAGACGACGACGCCGAGGCGGGTGGCCGCTTCGATGTCGATCGACGCGTTGCGCATCCCGGTCGTCACCAGCAGACGCAGCCGGGGCAGCCCGGCGAGGATCCGCTCGGGGAACGGCGTGCGCTCGCGCATCGCCACGATCGCCTCGAAGGGCGCGAGCCGCCGGAGCAGCGCGGCTTCGTCGCGGACGTGATCGCGGAACGCTTCGACCGCGGCCCGCGGCCCGAACGCGGCCCAGTCGGCCAGCTCGAGGGCCACGCCCTGATAATCGTCGAGCAACGCGACCCGAAAGGGGTCAGCCACGTCCGCCGCTCCACGTGAGATCGCGGTCGAGCGGCCAGATCGGCCGCCGCACGTGGGCGAATTGGAAGCGGTCGAGGTTCGGGTTGGCCGCGCCGGGCGCGTCGACTTCGATGATCGCGTGCGTGATCGGCTCGAAGTCGGCGCGGAAGTGCCCGCGCGACTTGATCACGAGCAGCGGCTCGCGCTCGGGCTCGATCCCCGCGACGCGGAAGAACCCGCGGTCGTTCGCCGCGTGCCGCACCGACGTGACCGCGATCTTGAGCCCGCCGGCGTCGATCTGCGCGGTCGGCCCGCAGCGCATCTTGCGCCCGCGGACGACCGGCCCCGTGCCGACGAACTCGCCGTCGCTGAGGTACGCCACGCGTCCTGTGACTTCCACCGGCGCCCCGAACGCCTCCGGCGCCACCTTGCCCCCGACCCGGAACGTGGCCGTCCCGCCGAGCCCCACCTGCCCCGCCTGGCGCGCGGTCTCCGGATCCCACACGCACGCCACGGCGCCCTGCGCGCGCCGGCGCACCAGCTCGCGGAGCAGCTCGGTCGTGTCGCCGGTGCCGCCGCCCCCGGGGTTGTCGGCGACGTCGGCGAGCGCGACGGGCCTGCCGGGACGCCCGGCGACGAGACGCAGCGCGCGCTCGACCGCCTCGGCAACCGGCGGCAGCGGCTTGAGAAACGCCTCGCGCAGTTCCCACGCCCGGCGGCCCATCGCGTCCGCGCACTCGCGCCCGGCCGCGGGATCGGTCGCGGTCACGAGCACCGACGTCCCGGCCTGATCGAAGTCCGCGTACGGGAAGCCGCCGAACACCGACACGTCCACGATGTGCGGCCGGCCCTCCCACGCCCGCCCTTCCTCGAGCAGATCGTGCATCGGGCCCTCCGCCGTGCGCATGTTGATCGTGGGCGGCAGCATCGGGGGTTTCGCGATGCAGACCTTCGGGCGCGGCAGCTCGCCGCGGAGGATCCGCGCGAGGCAGCGGGCCGCGTCGACACCCCGCTCGTACGGATCGACGTGCGGGTTGGTCCGATACACGAACACCCCGTCGACGCTCTCGCAGAACGGGGCCGTCATGTTGCCGTGCAGATCCAGCTCGACGATCACCGGGACTTCGGGTCCCACCGCGGCCCGGACGTAGCGGCAGATGTCGCCCTCGGCGTCGGGCGCGCCGTCGGAGCACATGGCCCCGTGCAGATGGAGCAGCACGCCGTCGACCGGCCCCGCGGCGCCGAGCCGCGCGACGAGCCGGTCGCGAAGCGCCGCGTGCGCGGCGGCCGCGACGTTGCCGGACGGGGTCGCCCCGCCGGCGAGCGTCCCGATAATCTGCCAGCGCTCCCCGGACGCCACCTCCAGAAACCCGCCGAGCCCCGTCTTGGCGCCGGTGTGCTCGCGGACGAGGGCGTCCCCCTCGAGGATGCCCTCCCCTTCCTGAAACGAGGCGAGCGTCGTCGGGACCGGCGAAAACGTGTTGGTCTCGTGCGAAATGCGTCCGATCGCGATCTTCGGCACCGCGGTCACACCTCGCTGCTCGTCGCGTTAGGTCGGAATAATCGGCAGGATCACGCGCGACGGCCGTCCCGCGTCATGGAAGACCGCCTGGGTGGCGGTTTGG
This genomic window contains:
- a CDS encoding D-2-hydroxyacid dehydrogenase family protein, which gives rise to MADPFRVALLDDYQGVALELADWAAFGPRAAVEAFRDHVRDEAALLRRLAPFEAIVAMRERTPFPERILAGLPRLRLLVTTGMRNASIDIEAATRLGVVVCGTEGLAPPTVELTWALILAAVRRIPQEDRATRGGRWQTSLGAGLHGKTLGVIGLGRLGSQVAAIGRAFGMRLLGWSQNLTAARAAECGAERVTKEELLAQSDVVTIHLQLSARTRGLIGADGLRRMKPTAYLVNTSRGPIVDETALVEMLRAGAIAGAAIDVFDEEPLPPGHPFLSLDNLVLSPHLGYVTRENYEIFYRDAAADVAAFLLDAPERVLNPAVLTSPALRRGGER
- a CDS encoding M81 family metallopeptidase, which encodes MTAVPKIAIGRISHETNTFSPVPTTLASFQEGEGILEGDALVREHTGAKTGLGGFLEVASGERWQIIGTLAGGATPSGNVAAAAHAALRDRLVARLGAAGPVDGVLLHLHGAMCSDGAPDAEGDICRYVRAAVGPEVPVIVELDLHGNMTAPFCESVDGVFVYRTNPHVDPYERGVDAARCLARILRGELPRPKVCIAKPPMLPPTINMRTAEGPMHDLLEEGRAWEGRPHIVDVSVFGGFPYADFDQAGTSVLVTATDPAAGRECADAMGRRAWELREAFLKPLPPVAEAVERALRLVAGRPGRPVALADVADNPGGGGTGDTTELLRELVRRRAQGAVACVWDPETARQAGQVGLGGTATFRVGGKVAPEAFGAPVEVTGRVAYLSDGEFVGTGPVVRGRKMRCGPTAQIDAGGLKIAVTSVRHAANDRGFFRVAGIEPEREPLLVIKSRGHFRADFEPITHAIIEVDAPGAANPNLDRFQFAHVRRPIWPLDRDLTWSGGRG